A stretch of Henckelia pumila isolate YLH828 chromosome 4, ASM3356847v2, whole genome shotgun sequence DNA encodes these proteins:
- the LOC140864332 gene encoding uncharacterized protein isoform X2, whose protein sequence is MCGTTCSDAVAACFVIVKPLKLSESSKSPKPPVEPLNTFTSLPQQPQQMKLQESANPAILYEFPLKVLLLHLICGLGLVSAFWVARNFCSLTLTESPAETLRVVWAIEASIVILVYSLLRHNPDQNSYLKAIAKGFLGLPAGAVVNALGAIVLGAPVSIQHFKKTVHWSLLMSAFTFAPAASVFGQSWNDWHRIFAHTAPIGSTDFMICVPAHGAVIGAWFGAWPMPLDWERPWQDWPICVTYGAISGYIFGMIVSSGFAIFHSRRSRVKSD, encoded by the exons ATGTGTGGGACAACATGCTCTGATGCAGTGGCTGCTTGTTTTGTGATTGTTAAACCACTTAAACTCTCTGAATCCTCAAAATCGCCCAAACCACCCGTCGAGCCACTCAACACTTTCACTTCTCTTCCACAGCAACCACAGCAAATGAAGTTGCAGGAGAGTGCAAACCCTgctattttatatgaatttccaTTGAAGGTGCTGCTGTTGCATCTCATATGTGGGCTAGGCCTAGTGTCAGCCTTCTGGGTGGCTCGCAATTTTTGTTCCCTTACACTTACTGAAAGTCCAGCTGAAACCCTTCGTGTAGTCTGG GCCATTGAAGCTTCAATTGTTATTTTAGTCTATAGTCTTTTGCGGCATAATCCAGATCAAAACTCT TATTTGAAAGCTATCGCGAAGGGTTTTTTGGGGCTTCCTGCAG GCGCTGTGGTGAATGCACTTGGAGCAATAGTTTTGGGGGCACCTGTTAGCATTCA GCACTTTAAAAAGACAGTTCATTGGTCTCTTTTAATGTCCGCATTTACG TTTGCCCCAGCGGCTTCTGTTTTTGGTCAATCTTGGAATGATTGGCATCGCATATTTGCTCACACTGC ACCAATTGGATCTACTGATTTTATGATCTGTGTACCTGCACATGGAGCTGTTATTGGAGCTTGGTTCGGTGCATGGCCCATGCCTCTGGACTGGGAAAGACCCTGGCAG GATTGGCCAATCTGTGTGACTTATGGAGCTATTTCAGGTTACATCTTTGGAATGATAGTATCCTCCGGGTTCGCCATCTTTCACAGTCGACGAAGCCGGGTGAAATCCGACTAA
- the LOC140864332 gene encoding uncharacterized protein isoform X1: MCGTTCSDAVAACFVIVKPLKLSESSKSPKPPVEPLNTFTSLPQQPQQMKLQESANPAILYEFPLKVLLLHLICGLGLVSAFWVARNFCSLTLTESPAETLRVVWAIEASIVILVYSLLRHNPDQNSYLKAIAKGFLGLPAGAVVNALGAIVLGAPVSIHKCRHFKKTVHWSLLMSAFTFAPAASVFGQSWNDWHRIFAHTAPIGSTDFMICVPAHGAVIGAWFGAWPMPLDWERPWQDWPICVTYGAISGYIFGMIVSSGFAIFHSRRSRVKSD; encoded by the exons ATGTGTGGGACAACATGCTCTGATGCAGTGGCTGCTTGTTTTGTGATTGTTAAACCACTTAAACTCTCTGAATCCTCAAAATCGCCCAAACCACCCGTCGAGCCACTCAACACTTTCACTTCTCTTCCACAGCAACCACAGCAAATGAAGTTGCAGGAGAGTGCAAACCCTgctattttatatgaatttccaTTGAAGGTGCTGCTGTTGCATCTCATATGTGGGCTAGGCCTAGTGTCAGCCTTCTGGGTGGCTCGCAATTTTTGTTCCCTTACACTTACTGAAAGTCCAGCTGAAACCCTTCGTGTAGTCTGG GCCATTGAAGCTTCAATTGTTATTTTAGTCTATAGTCTTTTGCGGCATAATCCAGATCAAAACTCT TATTTGAAAGCTATCGCGAAGGGTTTTTTGGGGCTTCCTGCAG GCGCTGTGGTGAATGCACTTGGAGCAATAGTTTTGGGGGCACCTGTTAGCATTCA TAAATGCAGGCACTTTAAAAAGACAGTTCATTGGTCTCTTTTAATGTCCGCATTTACG TTTGCCCCAGCGGCTTCTGTTTTTGGTCAATCTTGGAATGATTGGCATCGCATATTTGCTCACACTGC ACCAATTGGATCTACTGATTTTATGATCTGTGTACCTGCACATGGAGCTGTTATTGGAGCTTGGTTCGGTGCATGGCCCATGCCTCTGGACTGGGAAAGACCCTGGCAG GATTGGCCAATCTGTGTGACTTATGGAGCTATTTCAGGTTACATCTTTGGAATGATAGTATCCTCCGGGTTCGCCATCTTTCACAGTCGACGAAGCCGGGTGAAATCCGACTAA
- the LOC140864332 gene encoding uncharacterized protein isoform X3: MKLQESANPAILYEFPLKVLLLHLICGLGLVSAFWVARNFCSLTLTESPAETLRVVWAIEASIVILVYSLLRHNPDQNSYLKAIAKGFLGLPAGAVVNALGAIVLGAPVSIHKCRHFKKTVHWSLLMSAFTFAPAASVFGQSWNDWHRIFAHTAPIGSTDFMICVPAHGAVIGAWFGAWPMPLDWERPWQDWPICVTYGAISGYIFGMIVSSGFAIFHSRRSRVKSD; this comes from the exons ATGAAGTTGCAGGAGAGTGCAAACCCTgctattttatatgaatttccaTTGAAGGTGCTGCTGTTGCATCTCATATGTGGGCTAGGCCTAGTGTCAGCCTTCTGGGTGGCTCGCAATTTTTGTTCCCTTACACTTACTGAAAGTCCAGCTGAAACCCTTCGTGTAGTCTGG GCCATTGAAGCTTCAATTGTTATTTTAGTCTATAGTCTTTTGCGGCATAATCCAGATCAAAACTCT TATTTGAAAGCTATCGCGAAGGGTTTTTTGGGGCTTCCTGCAG GCGCTGTGGTGAATGCACTTGGAGCAATAGTTTTGGGGGCACCTGTTAGCATTCA TAAATGCAGGCACTTTAAAAAGACAGTTCATTGGTCTCTTTTAATGTCCGCATTTACG TTTGCCCCAGCGGCTTCTGTTTTTGGTCAATCTTGGAATGATTGGCATCGCATATTTGCTCACACTGC ACCAATTGGATCTACTGATTTTATGATCTGTGTACCTGCACATGGAGCTGTTATTGGAGCTTGGTTCGGTGCATGGCCCATGCCTCTGGACTGGGAAAGACCCTGGCAG GATTGGCCAATCTGTGTGACTTATGGAGCTATTTCAGGTTACATCTTTGGAATGATAGTATCCTCCGGGTTCGCCATCTTTCACAGTCGACGAAGCCGGGTGAAATCCGACTAA
- the LOC140863833 gene encoding putative late blight resistance protein homolog R1A-3, with translation MAAAYAALMSLLNTSELIFHPSQQWLRINITQIESLLQKVHLLREFLEDYSHRAHEEMAEVESQIADAACVAEKIIEFHVLAQIPARSTGSEANSSTGFADCIHIVIEEMEDLIQNKLLRIKETIGKFEEDPTFIDLSPAVASRSASKEQNTMVGSDEKLNEILDILTGQQSNRQMVAIVGMGGIGKTTLANHVYEHPYINIHFDICAWATISQEYSARNIIYEMLSEIGRSGSESRLSDDQLGQAKCHTGDEQLGELLYKKLFGRRYLIVLDDLWSIEAWDKIKQFFPDHCDNGNRIMITTRVKKVAEQLSSCPLFELDLIDDNRSWELMREKVFGHQQGCPPELEELGKDIAKNCEGLPLAIVVIGGLLAKSDKTMDSWKHVAGNMNSIINSEDDEKCQKILYLSYNNLPTHLKSCFLYLAVARIPYNIDIPTLIKVWVSEGFLKPMSGKSLEEAAYEYITDLVDRNLIFRGRRDVLGKLLRCGVHDLLIDLCWREVKKINLFCVICDASSNFISSFRIRPSILEPELGFVPLALDILGPASLSWSVTSGSESTSLLAGHLQLLRVLTMNDSILPDENSQLMNLRFLSFHGHLDGNSIQRFYSLMSLFWNLQTLQIDNSLSEILYLPPEIWCLPHLRHLEIQRCVLPDPPIDKHDSHILENLRTLVMVVHFRCTEEVYRRLPNLKELAVEYNDVSPGVEWPLFRLQNLVHLQKLESLLFNISSKNSPISWKYLSFPHSLKELTLIYCMLPWEDMSIMGSLSNLELLRLCFDACKGQTWCPIEGHFVRLKVLDIRKTDLVHWRADKTHFPVLEHLILGYLDLEEFPQDFGEHQTLTKIEVISCGDSTKGWAKEVGEEQKNFGNEGFRVIIPQTKEDNTTIITSIDGHTLSREWTLKT, from the exons ATGGCGGCGGCTTATGCAGCTCTAATGTCTCTTCTGAATACTTCAGAGCTCATCTTCCACCCTTCCCAGCAATGGCTACGTATAAACATAACACAGATTGAGTCCCTGCTGCAAAAGGTTCATCTCCTTCGAGAATTTCTCGAAGATTATTCACACAGAGCCCACGAAGAGATGGCTGAAGTGGAGAGTCAAATCGCAGATGCAGCTTGTGTAGCAGAGAAAATCATTGAGTTCCATGTATTGGCTCAGATTCCAGCACGATCTACGGGTAGCGAGGCGAATAGCTCGACCGGCTTCGCTGATTGTATCCATATAGTTATAGAAGAGATGGAGGATCTGATCCAGAACAAGCTGTTGAGGATAAAAGAGACAATTGGGAAGTTTGAGGAAGATCCGACTTTCATAGATTTATCGCCTGCTGTGGCGTCAAGATCAGCTTCCAAGGAGCAAAATACTATGGTGGGTTCTGATGAGAAGTTGAATGAAATATTGGATATACTCACTGGTCAACAATCAAATCGTCAAATGGTAGCAATTGTTGGAATGGGAGGTATAGGTAAGACTACTCTTGCTAACCATGTCTACGAACATCCATATATTAATATTCACTTTGATATTTGTGCTTGGGCTACAATATCTCAAGAATATAGTGCACGAAATATTATTTATGAAATGCTATCAGAAATTGGACGAAGTGGGTCAGAGAGTCGTTTAAGTGATGATCAGTTGGGCCAAGCCAAGTGTCATACTGGTGATGAACAATTGGGTGAACTATTGTACAAAAAGTTATTTGGTAGAAGATATTTGATCGTGCTGGATGATTTATGGAGCATTGAGGCTTGGGACAAGATAAAACAATTCTTTCCAGATCATTGCGACAATGGAAATCGAATCATGATAACGACGAGGGTAAAGAAGGTGGCAGAGCAATTGAGCTCATGTCCGCTTTTTGAACTGGATTTGATAGATGACAACAGGAGCTGGGAATTGATGAGGGAAAAAGTTTTCGGACATCAACAAGGTTGTCCTCCTGAACTGGAAGAATTAGGGAAGGACATTGCGAAAAATTGCGAAGGACTTCCTTTGGCAATTGTGGTGATTGGCGGACTGCTCGCCAAGTCTGATAAGACGATGGATTCATGGAAGCATGTAGCAGGAAATATGAACTCGATCATAAATTCAGAGGACGACGAGAAATGCCAAAAGATATTATATTTGAGTTACAATAACTTACCTACTCATTTGAAATCATGCTTTCTCTACTTGGCTGTGGCTCGAATACCATATAATATTGATATCCCTACGCTCATCAAGGTATGGGTTTCTGAAGGATTTCTAAAACCGATGAGCGGTAAAAGCTTGGAAGAGGCAGCATATGAGTACATAACAGACCTTGTTGATAGAAACCTTATTTTCCGTGGTAGACGAGACGTCCTTGGTAAGTTACTACGTTGTGGTGTGCATGATCTCTTGATAGACCTATGCTGGAGGGAGGTGAAAAAAATAAACCTGTTTTGTGTGATATGTGATGCGAGCTCAAATTTCATCTCTAGCTTCCGCATTCGTCCATCTATCTTGGAACCAGAATTAGGATTCGTCCCACTTGCCCTTGATATATTGGGACCGGCATCACTATCTTGGTCTGTTACTAGTGGGTCGGAGAGCACTTCATTGTTGGCTGGTCATTTACAATTGTTGAGGGTGTTGACAATGAATGATTCAATTCTACCAGATGAAAACTCGCAGCTAATGAACCTGCGGTTCTTGTCTTTCCATGGTCATTTGGATGGGAATTCGATTCAGAGGTTTTATTCTTTGATGTCCTTATTTTGGAATCTACAGACTTTGCAAATTGATAATTCCTTATCTGAAATTTTATATCTGCCACCGGAAATTTGGTGTTTGCCACACCTTAGGCATCTCGAAATTCAGAGATGTGTTTTACCTGATCCTCCCATTGACAAACATGATTCTCATATTTTGGAAAATCTGCGGACTCTCGTCATGGTTGTACATTTTAGGTGCACCGAGGAGGTTTATAGAAGACTTCCAAATCTTAAGGAATTAGCAGTTGAGTATAATGATGTATCCCCAGGAGTGGAATGGCCCTTGTTCCGCCTTCAAAATCTCGTCCACTTGCAGAAGCTCGAATCACTACTATTCAACATATCTTCGAAAAATAGCCCGATATCTTGGAAATATCTCAGCTTCCCACACTCTCTCAAAGAGTTGACTTTAATTTACTGCATGTTACCTTGGGAAGATATGAGCATTATGGGTTCACTGTCTAATCTTGAGCTACTTAGGCTCTGCTTCGACGCGTGTAAAGGGCAGACATGGTGTCCAATAGAAGGGCATTTTGTTAGATTGAAAGTGTTGGACATTCGAAAGACTGATTTGGTACATTGGAGAGCAGACAAGACACACTTCCCAGTCCTGGAGCACTTGATTCTTGGATATTTAGATTTGGAGGAATTTCCTCAAGACTTTGGTGAACACCAAACACTCACAAAAATTGAAGTGATTTCTTGTGGCGATTCTACCAAGGGTTGGGCAAAGGAAGTAGGTGAGGAACAAAAGAACTTTGGAAATGAAGGCTTTCGAGTCATAATACCTCAAACAAAGGAAGACAACACCACCATAATTACGAGCATCGACGGTCACACCCTTTCACGAG AATGGACACTCAAGACATGA
- the LOC140864698 gene encoding mitogen-activated protein kinase kinase kinase 20-like, with protein sequence MLERKGGDVVCVKGVNEYGDGVAWVRGSVIGKGGFGSVYLATLKKPRSKHSYYPSMMAVKSAEVSVSGSIQKEREVLSNVKGCPNVIKCFGDETTMGDNGMMVYNLLLEYGSGGTLGQRIKKSGSCGLPEFEARVYARCILRGLKHVHGIGYVHCDLKPDNILLLPSSRREGNSALRAKIGDFGLAKRVKQSKKRKLGPYWRGTPMYLSPEAVMDNVQEAPSDIWAVGCIVLEMLTGKNPWQGEKELKAEDILAKIGARQESPKIPNDVSNDARDFLKGCFVRKSRFRMTAEMLLNHPFVRGLEEDEATEDVEEPEGLNEIETILVVSESDYELSQGSYSDGWGYTSEGDSFSYWTDEDVSYCENKVISDFAEEVEVEKLEIITNSSIDAGLSQSTEVSSEVSTRKEMQFPVSFTISTGV encoded by the coding sequence ATGCTGGAGAGAAAGGGGGGAGACGTGGTTTGTGTGAAGGGTGTGAATGAATATGGTGATGGGGTTGCATGGGTTAGGGGGTCGGTGATTGGGAAAGGGGGTTTCGGGAGTGTTTATTTGGCTACTCTGAAGAAACCCAGATCAAAGCATAGCTATTATCCGTCAATGATGGCGGTGAAATCGGCGGAGGTTTCGGTTTCGGGTTCAATTCAGAAGGAGAGGGAGGTTTTGAGTAATGTCAAGGGATGTCCGAATGTAATCAAGTGTTTTGGGGATGAGACGACGATGGGGGATAATGGTATGATGGTGTATAATCTGTTGTTGGAGTATGGTTCTGGTGGAACCTTGGGACAGAGGATTAAGAAATCGGGTAGCTGTGGATTGCCTGAGTTTGAGGCTAGGGTGTATGCAAGGTGCATTCTTAGAGGTTTGAAGCATGTTCATGGCATTGGGTATGTTCATTGTGATTTGAAGCCGGATAATATTTTGCTTTTGCCTAGTTCTCGAAGAGAAGGAAATTCTGCCTTGCGTGCTAAGATTGGAGATTTTGGACTGGCGAAGAGGGTAAAACAGAGTAAGAAGAGGAAGTTGGGTCCTTATTGGAGGGGTACTCCTATGTATTTGTCGCCCGAGGCTGTGATGGATAACGTGCAAGAAGCTCCAAGTGATATTTGGGCGGTTGGGTGCATTGTGCTGGAGATGTTAACTGGGAAGAATCCGTGGCAGGGAGAAAAAGAGTTGAAGGCAGAGGACATTCTTGCGAAGATTGGTGCGAGGCAGGAATCACCGAAAATTCCAAATGATGTATCGAATGATGCTAGGGATTTTCTGAAGGGTTGTTTTGTGAGGAAGTCCAGGTTTAGAATGACTGCTGAAATGCTGTTGAATCATCCGTTTGTTAGAGGcttggaagaagatgaagcaACTGAAGACGTGGAGGAGCCAGAAGGTTTGAATGAGATTGAGACTATATTGGTGGTATCTGAGAGCGACTATGAGTTGAGTCAGGGATCGTATTCAGACGGGTGGGGCTATACTTCTGAGGGGGATTCATTTTCTTATTGGACTGATGAGGATGTCAGCTATTGTGAGAATAAAGTCATATCCGATTTTGCtgaagaagttgaggttgagAAACTTGAAATCATCACAAACTCTAGCATTGATGCTGGTCTCAGTCAATCAACAGAGGTTTCATCAGAAGTTTCAACAAGAAAAGAAATGCAGTTTCCTGTTAGTTTTACCATTTCTACGGGCGTCTAG